Within Bacillus sp. FJAT-45350, the genomic segment TACTTTATATAATAAATTAGAAAGCTCATTTGCAGTTAAAAGATTTACATGAGAAATACCAGAACCATCTCTAAGAACAAGCGTATAGCTATCTATACCGAATTGTTCTAATTCGGAAAGGAGAACTTCAAGACCCTTGTCCCAACTTCCTTCCCCTTCCTTTACTTTTCCTAATTCTTTAATAAGTCCTTCTGCAATTGTGTTATTGCTAAGCTTCATAAATGGTATGAGAATTTCAGATAGGGGCTTAGATTGGTGACTCATCATCGTAACAGCTTTTAATGGGACTTCTCCTCTTTTTGAATCTCCCATTAATTTAATTCCATGCTCTTTCAATGATTGTTTCACAACTTCTAACACTAAATCAGTCGGCTCCCATACAGCGACTTTTTTACTTATCTCATCTGAATTATTCGGAATATCTCCATCGATTGTAATTAAATTTGTTCCATGCTTCCTAGTGATTTTTATCGTATTTTTCTCGTCATTGCCAACTGTTTTTGTATTGTTACTAATTGTTACGTAGTCAGTATTAGGGTGTAACGTAATCTCAGCCTCTTCCCCAATCTTCACACCTTCATTTATTTTGACTTGGATAGTACCGGCATCATAGTTGTTGTTAGGTGAGATAGTTAAGGCTGAAATTTGAGCACCGTAATAAGCAGCTTCATCACTCCAAGGCACATCAATAGAATAGCGTACATCATCATACCAAGTGTCATCAGCAATTACGTCACCAAGGATTACATTTACTCCAGATTCCTTCACGTTTTGAACAAGCCGGTCAATGTCTTCCTTCTGTAAAGTTGAGTCCCCTTTTCCTTTTATATAGAGATTACCATTGAGGAAACCGAGTCTGTTTTTGCCATCAGTTAGTAATTCCGTTTCAAATTTATAATCTTCACCTAATACCGAGAGGGCGCCTGCACCAGTTAATAGCTTCATATTAGACGCAGGTCTTAATCTAATATCCCCTAAGTGTTCATATAAAATTTCCCCTGTCTTACTAGAGCGAATACTTACTCCAACTAGCACACCACTCAACTCTGTATCGTTTGTAATTAAGTGGTTTAACTGTTGTGTCAGTGCTTCTTTATTTTGTATCGCATGAGACTCTAATGGTTGAACTAAAAATAGTAAAAAACATATGAAAACGCTCAATGAAATAGTGACTATCTTATTAATCTCATGTCATCCTCTCATTTAGATATAGAAAAAAGGATATGAAAAAGGTATTCTACCTTGTAACATATCCTTAAACTAGTTATTTATCCCAACGTAATGTTGATAAATCAATTTCTGGGACTAAACCTTCTTTAGCCGCTCGTCCTAATAATGAGTAAATCGCTTCATAGCCTTCGTCACCTAAGTTTGCTGAAAAGTTATTTACATATAAATCAATATGCGATTTTGCTACGTCAGGAGACATCTCTTGTGCATGTGATAGAACATAGTCCTCCGAAGCAGTCGGATTATCCCACGCATATTCAACAGATTGGCGAATTGCATTTGAAATGGAAGAAATGTCCAATATACGTTTTGCAATGATCGCACCTAATGGAATTGGTAGACCCGTATCCTCTTCCCACCAGCTACCTAAATCAACTAAACGATTAAGGTCATAATTTTGATATGTAAAACGCGCTTCATGAATAACTAAACCGGCATCTATCTTTCCATCACGTACAGCTGGCATGATTTCATGGAATGGCATTACTACTATCTCTCCTACACCGCCAGGTACATTTTCGGCTGCCCATAGACGAAACAGTAAATATGCAGTAGAGCGTTCACTTGGTACAGCTACACGTTTCCCGGTAAGTGCTCGTGGATCTGGATTGTTTGATTTAGTTAAAACTAATGGGCCGCAACCTCTCCCTAAAGCACCACCACAAGGTAGTAATGTGTACTCAGGTTGAATCCAGGGAAGAGCAGCGAACGAAATTTTGAGTATATCTGGTCCATTTGGTTTGGCAGCTAGATCATTTGTAATGTCAATATCAGCATACATTACATCCAATTTAGGGGCATTTGGTACGAGTCCATGGACTAATGCGTGAAAAATAAACGTATCGTTAGGACAGGGTGAAAAGGCTATTTTCATGTTAATACCTCCTGTAATTTTGAGCTTATAACAGTTAATGATTGTAGTGCCTCTTTAATACGCCATGCATCTCGATCTCTCGGACCGACCATATTGGAAATAGAGCGAATTTCTAGCATCGGTACGTTCATCTTTTGCGCTGCAATAGCAACCCCGTATCCTTCCATTGCCTCTACAATTGCTCCAGGGACACGTTCTTCAAGTAAATGAGCTTGCTCCATTGTTCCTGTCACAGTTGATACACTAAGTATAGGTCCTGTGTAAACTGGTATGTCCATTTTATTAATTGTAGTAACTACTTTGTCTACAAGGCTTTTGTCTACATGGACGGTGCTAGCACCAAATCCTAATTTTTCTATCGGGACAAAGCCTTCATCAGTTTCTGCTCCTAAATCAGCAGCAATTACATCACTACTGACTACGATAGAGGCTATCTCTGCTTTACCTGGAAATGCGCCACCAATACCGAGGTTTAGTACTAGGTCATAGTTGTTAATTGAAATTTCCATCGCTGTTGTAGCAGCAGATGCGGCTATACCAACTCCTGAAACAACAACAGTCAAATTGGTATCGTTTTGATCAATTCCCTGCATAATTGCTTCTTTCTCAGCTTCTACAGAAGTAACGATGAGAACGTTTCTTATTGAATCTGATTGTCGTTTATCCACTTATAAAACTCCTTTTAGTATGTAGGTAATTCTTTATTTTAAAAATATCATAAAACGAAAGAACTGGTAAATCATAATCATTGTAACGAACAATAGGAAAGGATGAAACAAATATGAAGGATAAATTTAATGGTGTAAACTTAGATGAAATTGAAGGTGCCGAAGAAATCCCTTATAAAGAAAAAAATGGAGACTTGCCTGATATATATCCAAATGTAAAAGAAACAGCAACACAACCAAAAGAAATAGACACTTTCAGAGAATAGTCTATTGAGGCCGTTTACAAGAGCGGTCTCATCTTTTTAAATAAAAATAAAAATAAAAATAAAAAGAAGTTATTACCTCATGTGAGATAATAACTCCTTCTTCCTACCATTATTCTTGAATTCGACTCTCAAAATCGTGTTGATATTCAATATTAAGTAAGTTAAAAAATGCTAGAGCAAATCCAATTACTAGTAATATAATAGGTATTACATATGATTTCTTTTTAAACGTGCTATATAATGTGAAAATTAAAGAAAAAGCTAGAAGTATTAATCCAGCGATAAACCCCCAGAATTCCATAACAGTACCCTCCATGTCATTACAATTTCTATCTATACCTTATAGTAGAATAAAGTTAACAGTTTATCTATCATTCTAGTATAAAATTCGGTAAACTGCCATTATTTCAGGAGATCATTCGTAAGGTAAAATTCCCCTTTGTAATAACCTCATGAGTTATAGAAAGACATTTTTTAGAAGGGTGCAATAAATAATCTTTATTTTTCTACACTTGTTATCATCACTGACGAAACAGAACTACCTACTTTTTTGTCATTTTGAAATAAGTCTGCTACAACATAAGCCACTTTTCTACCTAATCGTTCTACCCTTGCCTCTACCTCAACTTTTCCAACAAAGACAGGTCGATGGAAAGTTGTATGTAAATCAATTGATGCAAAACCTTGGTCATCACTTAGCTTTGATGCAATTGCAAAAGCCATCATACTATCTGCAACCGCAGTTAGGTATCCACCCATTGCTACACCAATTCCATTTATATATTTTTCATCAACTTCCCATGTACCACGAGCAATTCCATCCTCTGCAAATGTTGGTTGGAATTGCAGAGTGATATCACAGTTTGGTGGTTTAATACCTTCAGTTGTTACTCTTACTAAATCACTTGGTTTGAAAAGATCAGTCATGTTCATCCTTCTTTCTATGTTGTTTTTTGATTAATAAAAAATAATAGGTTACACAAGAGGTTCGACTTTTTGTCTACAATTCCTTCTTTTATTTAAAAAGTTTGTAAAAAGAGCTTGTTTATCTTTCTGTTCAATGTTATATTTATAAAGCGATGAGCTTATTGTGTAAGACGATGAATGCTTTAATGCACTATGTGGAGTGCTGTTTATCGCCTCAATTACGTAGAAGACGCCTACTTGTTAGGCGTCTTCTTTTATGTGTTTATTAAACAAATAGGGATAGACACCCAATTTTTTCTAAAGCGATGTTTTTTACAAACACGAATCCTTAGCTTTGCATAGGATACATTATCTCCAACAGAAGGTGGTGTATAGATATGTACGATTGCTATGGATATGGCGCAATGCCAGTAACTGGTGTTCAGCCGGGATGTGCACACACACAAGTTGCTGGAGCATACGCTCCAGCAGCTCCAGTAGCAGGTCGCGGTTTTGCTTTAATCGTGGTTCTGTTCATCTTATTAATTATCATTGGTGCTTCTTGGGCTACTCCAGCTCCTAAGAAACCTTGCTAATGTTTCACCTATCTTCTTTCGACAATAGGCTACCCATGCCTATTGTCGATTTTATTTAGTTAGCGCATCAGAACACTCGTTTTAGGTGGTTTACTTATTCAGGGTACATAGTATTTGTTTGTAAGGAACAAGAAGATTAAACATTGGAGTGGTATACTAAAATTAAACATCAAACAGACTTTGTGAGGTGCTTATTTGGACATTTTGATATCAATTTTAATCGCCATTTTATTTATTTTAAGCTTTGTCGGTCTCATCTATCCTATTATCCCGTCGGTGTTACTAATATGGGGTGGTGTCGCATTATACCATTTCTTCATTAATGCAGACGCATTGTCTTGGTGGACATGGGGTACATATATTCTTTTAACAGTTGTTCTATTTCTAACAGATTATTTGGCAAACCTTTATTTTGTACAAAGATATGGTGGCTCCAAATGGGGCATGCGAGCGGTAACTGTAGGAATTATCATAGGATGTTTTGTTATCCCACCATTTGGGATTCTAATCGTACCCTTTATTTTAGTTTTATTTACTGAGCTGTTCCAAAATAAATCTCCGGCGTATGCCTTAAAAGTCGCAACAGGGACAATTATTGCTTTTTTAAGTGGTGTGTTTGCAAAAGGTATCATTCAAACAGTGATGATCGTCGTATTTATAATTGATATGCTTTAATGTCAAAGGAGACTGGGACAAATGTCAAAAACGGGAGCCCACTGAAAAAGTCCAACCTAGACGATTCGAGAAGTGGTAATGGCTCCGCACGTTGCACGCTTGCTATGAGAAAACCACTCATAGCGCGCTTTTGAAAAGAGGCAACGGCTTCGCGCATTACTTAAAGGCCGCTGAAAAAGTGAAAATCACACTTTTTCAGCGGCCTCAAAAACGGACCTTTTGTCCCAACTCCTTTGGCCATTTTAATATTCGTCTCCCTCAAAATATTGACGCCTCTTATATTTAGCTGAGTGACAACGATTACAAATTGGAAACGCAAAATCGATTTCAAGTTTTTTTCCACAATGCTTACACTTTTTCGTCATATTCTTAACATCTGTTTTTAAGCGCTCATGTACTTCATCACTTAATTCTCCTCTTATTCGCTCCCAGTAAATGGCTTCTGTTCGTTTATCTAGTCGATATAAAAACAAAAGGTGAAGCCCAACTGATTTATAGGAAAGTTCTAAATCCTCTAAGCTGTCCTTCGTGATTTTAGGTTCTGGTAATTCTGTTCCACGTACAATTGCAAGCATTTTTTGTCGCCATTCATACGTTAAGCCAGGCTCTCGATTTGAAAATGGCAAATGTAAGAATCCATATAAATCCATGAGAGAAAGCCGACCTTCTATTTCTGTCCCTCTTATCGTTGTGTAAAGCTCTTTTTCCTCAGACAATGTTGCTTTTTTCGTTCCTATAGGGCTCTCAAACTTCTCCCAAAGGTCAAAAAATGCACCTAGGTCCCGGTAGTACTTCTGAAACCTTTCAAATATATCACTGGTTGGTGCAATCGCAAATGTATGAACTGGGATATCTTCTTGGTTAAGCAGGCGATTCATTAACTTAATATCTTTTGTGAAAGCTACCTTCCCAACATTATAAATTCCTTTACGCCCTGCCCGACCTGCAATTTGCTTTACTTCTTGGGATGTTAACCTGCGTCTCTTTACTCCATCAAACTTCTCGTTTTCTAAAAAAACAATCCTACGTATCGGTAAATTAAGTCCCATACCGATAGCATCTGTAGCTACGATGACTTTTGTTTCACCTTGAATAAATCGTTGCATTTGCTTCTTTCTTGTTTCAGGAGGCATGCTACCATAAATCATTGAAACAGAATGTCCATTATTTTGTAGTCTTGATGCTGTCTCAAGTACTCTTCTTCTAGAAAAGCAAACGAGAGCATCTCCTTTTTTCGTATGCTTCATGCTAAATTCTTTCGATTCGACCTCTAAAGGGATATCTCGGTTATATTTATGAATTTCTATATCCGAATCCCCTAATAATTGAAGGATCATCGACTTAGAATTTAAGCTACCAATAATGTGGACTTCATTCGCATTAGCTTTAGTGATCGCTTTATACCATGAAAATCCTCTATCTTTATCAGCAATCATTTGTGCTTCATCGATTACAACTACATCATAAAATTCTTTCTCATGAAACATCTCAACAGTACAGGAGATATGTGTTGCTCCGTCTAAGTCCTTTTCCTCTTCCCCTGTTTTTAAGCCACAGGTTACATCATCATTATTTAACTTATCGTACACTTCTAGAGCTAATAGTCTTAATGGAGCAAGGTAGATCCCACTTTCTCCTTCTTTCATCCGCTGTAAAGCATGGTGTGTCTTTCCAGTGTTTGTCTCACCTATATGAAGAACATATTTTATATTTCTGCCAGTATTCGGCCGATACTCTCGTCCAAATATATCTTCAAGCATACGTTCTTCTCTTTCAACCTGCCTTTTATATTCAGCTAATTCTTCCGCTCTTTTTTGTTCTCTCTTAGCTAGGTCTTGTTCATAAATTGCTTTATGATTAGCCTCATCAAAAGGTAACGAAGCAATTGTTAAAATGTCTTCAAGATACTCCTCTTGAATTTTTGATAAAAACTCCATTTGAATCAAATATAAGCTATCTGCAATCACCTTTCGTAAAACTGAGACTGATATTTGATAATACTCTACTAAAGTAGGTGGCAGTTCTTCAAGTAGCCATTTAGGTACAAACTCAAAGAGATAGTCTCTGATAACTCTGTCATAATAGTAGTAATACGTTTCGTACTCCCATTGAAAGGTTTTGTGTACGGTACCTGTTAACTCATCCAAAAAACTACCGACAAAAGTATAATTTGAAACTTTAAAATTCCCTTTAGGAACTAATTTTTCTTCTATTTTAAATGTATCAATTGTTTGAAACTTAGGATTGTTTGTTAAATCCTTTACTAATTGTTTTGATACAATATGTCGAACATGTAAGTAAAGAATCTCATACCTTTCATCAATAATGTCTTTCGCAGCATTTTCTATGGCTGTTTCTGCATTTTTCCT encodes:
- a CDS encoding PaaI family thioesterase, with translation MTDLFKPSDLVRVTTEGIKPPNCDITLQFQPTFAEDGIARGTWEVDEKYINGIGVAMGGYLTAVADSMMAFAIASKLSDDQGFASIDLHTTFHRPVFVGKVEVEARVERLGRKVAYVVADLFQNDKKVGSSVSSVMITSVEK
- a CDS encoding futalosine hydrolase; amino-acid sequence: MDKRQSDSIRNVLIVTSVEAEKEAIMQGIDQNDTNLTVVVSGVGIAASAATTAMEISINNYDLVLNLGIGGAFPGKAEIASIVVSSDVIAADLGAETDEGFVPIEKLGFGASTVHVDKSLVDKVVTTINKMDIPVYTGPILSVSTVTGTMEQAHLLEERVPGAIVEAMEGYGVAIAAQKMNVPMLEIRSISNMVGPRDRDAWRIKEALQSLTVISSKLQEVLT
- a CDS encoding 1,4-dihydroxy-6-naphthoate synthase, with protein sequence MKIAFSPCPNDTFIFHALVHGLVPNAPKLDVMYADIDITNDLAAKPNGPDILKISFAALPWIQPEYTLLPCGGALGRGCGPLVLTKSNNPDPRALTGKRVAVPSERSTAYLLFRLWAAENVPGGVGEIVVMPFHEIMPAVRDGKIDAGLVIHEARFTYQNYDLNRLVDLGSWWEEDTGLPIPLGAIIAKRILDISSISNAIRQSVEYAWDNPTASEDYVLSHAQEMSPDVAKSHIDLYVNNFSANLGDEGYEAIYSLLGRAAKEGLVPEIDLSTLRWDK
- the dacB gene encoding D-alanyl-D-alanine carboxypeptidase/D-alanyl-D-alanine endopeptidase; translation: MSVFICFLLFLVQPLESHAIQNKEALTQQLNHLITNDTELSGVLVGVSIRSSKTGEILYEHLGDIRLRPASNMKLLTGAGALSVLGEDYKFETELLTDGKNRLGFLNGNLYIKGKGDSTLQKEDIDRLVQNVKESGVNVILGDVIADDTWYDDVRYSIDVPWSDEAAYYGAQISALTISPNNNYDAGTIQVKINEGVKIGEEAEITLHPNTDYVTISNNTKTVGNDEKNTIKITRKHGTNLITIDGDIPNNSDEISKKVAVWEPTDLVLEVVKQSLKEHGIKLMGDSKRGEVPLKAVTMMSHQSKPLSEILIPFMKLSNNTIAEGLIKELGKVKEGEGSWDKGLEVLLSELEQFGIDSYTLVLRDGSGISHVNLLTANELSNLLYKVQERGWFETYKNSLPVSGEEEELVGGTLRHRMTSPNVIGKVLAKTGTISTVSSLSGFVDCEKEELIFSIIVNNVIETEKGKEIEDAIISILLE
- a CDS encoding DEAD/DEAH box helicase, which encodes MNKLITIYPQAIEHTKKKIFEDMNNYLETRERLPSYEQYLSDRKQYLEQIWVNVWINKATNDVSKKEKKSFLYEKGYEVEGVDRKLINHLFRTEMKEYQRFNVMNWLESTNVQDHEKWETRYEQARQDYLVRKKEEEIAEKRKNAETAIENAAKDIIDERYEILYLHVRHIVSKQLVKDLTNNPKFQTIDTFKIEEKLVPKGNFKVSNYTFVGSFLDELTGTVHKTFQWEYETYYYYYDRVIRDYLFEFVPKWLLEELPPTLVEYYQISVSVLRKVIADSLYLIQMEFLSKIQEEYLEDILTIASLPFDEANHKAIYEQDLAKREQKRAEELAEYKRQVEREERMLEDIFGREYRPNTGRNIKYVLHIGETNTGKTHHALQRMKEGESGIYLAPLRLLALEVYDKLNNDDVTCGLKTGEEEKDLDGATHISCTVEMFHEKEFYDVVVIDEAQMIADKDRGFSWYKAITKANANEVHIIGSLNSKSMILQLLGDSDIEIHKYNRDIPLEVESKEFSMKHTKKGDALVCFSRRRVLETASRLQNNGHSVSMIYGSMPPETRKKQMQRFIQGETKVIVATDAIGMGLNLPIRRIVFLENEKFDGVKRRRLTSQEVKQIAGRAGRKGIYNVGKVAFTKDIKLMNRLLNQEDIPVHTFAIAPTSDIFERFQKYYRDLGAFFDLWEKFESPIGTKKATLSEEKELYTTIRGTEIEGRLSLMDLYGFLHLPFSNREPGLTYEWRQKMLAIVRGTELPEPKITKDSLEDLELSYKSVGLHLLFLYRLDKRTEAIYWERIRGELSDEVHERLKTDVKNMTKKCKHCGKKLEIDFAFPICNRCHSAKYKRRQYFEGDEY
- a CDS encoding DUF456 domain-containing protein is translated as MDILISILIAILFILSFVGLIYPIIPSVLLIWGGVALYHFFINADALSWWTWGTYILLTVVLFLTDYLANLYFVQRYGGSKWGMRAVTVGIIIGCFVIPPFGILIVPFILVLFTELFQNKSPAYALKVATGTIIAFLSGVFAKGIIQTVMIVVFIIDML
- a CDS encoding YjcZ family sporulation protein, with product MYDCYGYGAMPVTGVQPGCAHTQVAGAYAPAAPVAGRGFALIVVLFILLIIIGASWATPAPKKPC